From Pseudomonas arsenicoxydans:
CGTGCACGTCGAACTAATCTTGGGTCACCCGAGTTCAATATTCGGCCCATACGTTAGGATATCCACCAGGCGCAGCGCTTTCCGTGCATCCGTTTTTAGGTTGACGAACTGCGGTTCGCGCAGGACGGTAATGAGCATTGAGCGATCACCGGCATCTGTTGCAGCTATGAGCAACTGGCGAGTCCAGTACTTTTTCGAGTCTGGGTTATCAGACGCATACACCGCAGGAAAAGCCTGGCCGGCAGTGAATTCGCCGGCGTATACCGCCGCTAGTGGCGGGGCTGCCTCCAAAGATGCTTCACGAATAGTGCCTTCGTTGCGATCCATCGAGTCGGGTATGTTTTCTCGTGCGGCTTCAGCTGCAGCAGTTTGTGCGACAGTGAAGGTCGCAATCTCAGTAGCGGGCGCAAGTGTGCGCTCCTGTCTTTTGGCTTCAAGGGCTCTTATGGCCGCGTTACAGCGCTCTTTGAACTGATCCTGACGGGACACCGCCACAGCCCTGCGGAGCTGGCCAATTAGCTGGCCGATGTCGTCGACCATCGATACAAGGAACCAGTATGGACGCTCTGTGCCCTGCTGGCTTAGTGCGGTGGCAACAAAAGGCCAGACCTCCTGTCCTGTGAGTGTTTGCCTCTGCAGGGTCTCGCGTAGCTGCTCAGGGCCTTGAAGACACAGATCAAGCAGAAAGGATTCTGGGGGCAGATCCAAGTTTCCTTGATCAAGTCGGCCATTTGCATTTCCCACATCTGCGCCAAATTGCTCACGTGCATGTCCAAAGGCCTGTCGCATATCCTGCAAGGCGATAGGCAACGCGTTTGGGTCGTTTGGTCGGACGACTATCCTCCTGACCTCCACTCCCTCCCAGGTCAGTGGAACCAAGCGCTTATCGGCCTCAGCAGGCGACTCTCGATGATAGGTATCGCCATCGACCTCGATTATGAAGGTGAGCCCCTTGTAGATAACAACGAAGTCAGGCTCCAAACGGTTGTAGAATTTGCCGATACGAACGAAGACGGGGAGGGGAGCTACAGGCAGCTGTGCACGCGTCAGGGCAATGAAGAGCGTGACCTCGGCTTTCGAGCGAAACAGCAGCCCCTGATGCTCCCGGGACGCGATATTGTCACTTCTGACTCGTCCCTGGTTGGTGACGCCTTCACCCTTCACGTAACGCACTCACCCCTAAATCAATCGTTTTCTCGCTCGCGTACATGCTTGCTGACGGTTTGCCTTGATACGCCAAGCCGACGGGCAACTTCGGCCTGTGAATGTCCTTCATCCATCAACTCGAAGATGTCGCTCTTCAGTTTGGTCGCTTTCGCGGTGACAGGGTGTGCGGTTTTGTCCAGTTTGTTGGTAAGCGAGACGTCCAGCAAGTTCGATGAATCGAGGTCGTCATGGAGGCGACGGAGAATCTCGCGTGGTGATTGCCCACGATGTGCCGCGTAAACGACTGTCAGCAGAGACAGCGGATCAAGTTGAAAGGACTCAGCAAGCTGCTCACTTACCTCCAGTGACACCGATCTCTCAGCTGCCTCCAAGCGGCTGATTTGAGATTGGTTGATCTGCTTTGCAATTTTCTGCTGCGAGAGCTTTTTGTGGGCTCGCAGAAATTGCAGTGTTGCGGCATAGGCGGTGCGAAGCGACATTCAAACGTTCCCGTCAAATAGAACGATATGTCGAATTTGTGTTGTCAGACGCAAATGCGTATTGGCATAATGGTCTGACAAGGTCGCTATGTCTGAGACAGACGAGTGGGATAGGCCTTTGGGCAAGCTCCCTATTGCGGTGCTCGCAGGCGTCAGCATCGAAACGTTCCTTTCGAGAGAAATGCACCTTTCAATATAGAGCTAAATCGAGTCAGGGCCTTGGTTGTATCTCCCTGATTTGTGGCGCCGATAATGGATGGCGCTTTCCAGTTGTCGACCTACTTTTTGGAAATGGGCGGAACATGAAAATCCAGATTTTCTCGGATCTGCACAACGAGTTCGCCCCGTTCGAACCTCCCACAACTGACGCAGACATCGTCGTGTTGGCCGGCGACATCGACGTCCAGGCGAGAGGTGTGAAATGGGCAAACGAGACCTTCAACTGCCCCGTGATTTACGTATGCGGGAATCACGAATTTTACAAAGGCCACCTCGATCACACGCTTCGCAAAATGCGAGAGGCAGCGGCACCGCACGTGCACGTTTTGGAAAATCAGGTTTGGGTTTGCAACCAGACCCGTTTTTTGGTCACAACGGCTTGGACGGATTTTTCCTCCACCGGTGATGCGGTGGCAGCGATGGTGACATGCGGAATGTGGATGAATGACTTCCATGTGATCAGAGCCGAGGAGAGCTTTCGACGGCTACGACCCGCAGACGTGATTGAGAAAAATCGCGATGCTTTTGACTTTTTGGTGAGTGAACTCAACAAGCCGTTCGACGGGAAAACCATCGTTGTCACACATCATTGTCCGATCCCGGAAGTCGTTCTGGCGGCGATGCAGTTTGTCGAGACGCAGTAGACCTTGCCCAGGAGCGGTCACTGTCGACTTGCGAAGTGTGCGGGCAGATCGGTGTTTTGGGAGGGGAGTGTTGGCTCAGTGTTCGATGTGTTGATCACATCAATTGGTC
This genomic window contains:
- a CDS encoding helix-turn-helix domain-containing protein — protein: MSLRTAYAATLQFLRAHKKLSQQKIAKQINQSQISRLEAAERSVSLEVSEQLAESFQLDPLSLLTVVYAAHRGQSPREILRRLHDDLDSSNLLDVSLTNKLDKTAHPVTAKATKLKSDIFELMDEGHSQAEVARRLGVSRQTVSKHVREREND